Proteins from one Trichoplusia ni isolate ovarian cell line Hi5 chromosome 9, tn1, whole genome shotgun sequence genomic window:
- the LOC113497535 gene encoding pancreatic lipase-related protein 2 — protein MLTGAQWLIFVGITALQLSVSSTQDSKEKKPQSIRDVLNTTSCIPPPYRCPHHKMQFFLYTRTTQEKGELLNTLDDNSLTRSKFNTKHETKIVVHGFGGGRNLSPSTDMRKAYFTRGNYNIIIVDYGSLVKEPCLSQIDWAPRFAGLCIAQLVEYLQYHPTKAVAPDKLHTIGYSVGAHILGLVANYLSNGKLGRITGLDPTIFFYMGTNRSRDLDYTDAHFVDILHTGAGILGQWGPNGHADFYVNGGSSQPGCAHDTIFQTLSCDHTKVTPYFIESINSPAGFWAGPCSSLFSYLIGWCEPKDTDYVLMGEHVTHNARGVYYVTTNAKPPYARGFPGKSRRLRSITPYS, from the exons tatcatCAACCCAAGACTCAAAGGAGAAGAAGCCGCAGTCAATCAGAGATGTATTGAACACTACGTCATGCATCCCACCGCCTTACCGAtgtcctcatcacaagatgcaGTTCTTCCTGTACACCAG AACAACGCAAGAAAAAGGAGAGCTACTAAACACTCTCGATGACAACTCACTCACCCGCTCCAAGTTCAACACTAAACATGAAACGAAGATAGTCGTCCACGGCTTCGGAGGAGGCCGGAACCTCTCGCCGAGCACTGACATGAGGAAAGCCTACTTCACGAGAGGAAACTACAACATTATTATAGTGGATTATGGGTCCCTAGTAAAGGAACCTTGTCTTAGTCAG ATCGATTGGGCTCCCCGTTTCGCTGGGCTGTGCATCGCGCAACTTGTGGAGTACTTACAGTATCACCCAACGAAGGCGGTTGCACCTGACAAACTGCACACCATAGGGTATAGCGTGGGGGCACATATACTGGGACTGGTGGCTAATTATTTGTCCAATGGGAAACTTGGCAGGATCACTG GTCTCGACCCAACTATATTCTTCTACATGGGTACGAATCGGTCCCGTGATCTGGACTACACTGACGCGCACTTTGTGGACATCCTGCATACCGGAGCTGGTATCCTTGGCCAATGGGGTCCAAATGGACACGCCGACTTCTACGTGAACGGTGGCTCCAGTCAGCCTGGATGCGCTCATGACACTATCTTCC AAACCCTATCATGTGATCACACGAAAGTGACTCCCTACTTCATAGAGTCGATCAACAGTCCTGCTGGATTTTGGGCAGGACCATGTTCCAGTCTGTTTTCATACCTTATAGGTTGGTGCGAGCCTAAGGATACAGACTATGTTCTCATGGGCGAACATGTTACTCACAA CGCCCGAGGTGTCTACTACGTAACAACGAATGCTAAGCCACCGTACGCCAGAGGTTTTCCAGGAAAATCAAGGCGACTCAGATCCATAACACCCTATAGCTGA
- the LOC113497532 gene encoding vesicular glutamate transporter 1, with protein sequence MQGLNAAKEKASGLFANKPLLFKNTQYENFHVDQKGYDQMYDGEDLETPPSPDRPPPRAIDKYVRAECPCLSARYTVALLACFGFSIMFGMRCNMSMAKLKMTEKQAQNSTDKAPFEWTVSVESSIDSSYFAGYLITQVPGGFLASMYPANKIFGVAIVTSAIFNMAIPGAMSVGPAAVVILKVAQGFVEGVTYPSCHGIWRMWAPPLERSRLATLAFCGTYAGIVIGMPLSGILTDYISWQAPFYFYGVSGVIWYTLWLWLVFERPSKHPTIAAKELTYIEQSLGTATQAAMPGFWSTPWKAFATSPPVYAIIVANFCRTWNFCLLVIFQSSYFNTRFNMQITESGFVGAIPHLIMTSLVPIGGMMADYLRKNNIMTTTNVRKLFNCGGFGLEAFFFVLVAYANNKYVATIELTLGVACSGFAISGYNVNHLDIAPRYASILMGLSNGIGTIAGFVVPIVIDYMTQEKNQLEKAITEWRAVFLMGATVHFVGITIYAIFASGELQPWAETAVEEPQPMKSLENETTFTERPSAPLKGSDQPGYGAIAPPRPAAPPQAHVPNNPFVSGALYQAEPVQPPAHDYYDGTQEQPYNE encoded by the exons aaataCTCAATATGAGAACTTCCACGTCGATCAGAAGGGTTACGACCAAATGTACGATGGCGAGGACTTGGAGACGCCACCGTCACCTGACAGACCCCCACCACGAGCTATAG ATAAATACGTTCGCGCGGAATGTCCGTGCCTGAGTGCGCGCTACACGGTAGCGCTGCTCGCCTGCTTTGGCTTCAGCATCATGTTCGGCATGCGCTGCAACATGAGCATGGCCAAGCTGAAGATGACTGAGAAACAAGCT CAAAACTCAACAGACAAGGCACCATTCGAATGGACAGTGAGTGTAGAGTCCTCAATAGACTCATCTTACTTCGCCGGCTACCTCATCACCCAAGTCCCTGGTGGTTTCCTGGCCTCCATGTACCCTGCAAACAAGATCTTTGGTGTAGCTATCGTGACGTCAGCTATATTCAACATGGCGATCCCTGGAGCGATGTCCGTGGGGCCTGCCGCGGTCGTCATCTTAAAAGTTGCCCAGGGATTTGTTGAG GGTGTGACCTACCCCTCATGCCATGGTATCTGGCGGATGTGGGCTCCTCCCTTGGAGCGCTCGCGGCTGGCGACCCTCGCCTTCTGCGGCACCTACGCCGGCATCGTCATCGGCATGCCGCTGTCTGGTATACTCACAGATTACATCAGCTGGCAAGCTCCTTTCTACTTCTACGGAGTTTCTGGAGTCATCTG GTACACCTTGTGGCTCTGGCTGGTGTTCGAAAGGCCCAGCAAGCATCCCACTATCGCCGCCAAAGAGTTGACCTACATAGAACAGTCTCTTGGGACTGCAACGCAGGCTGCGATGCCTGGATTCTGGTCTACGCCGTGGAAGGCCTTCGCTACTTCACCACCA GTTTACGCGATCATCGTAGCAAACTTCTGCAGAACATGGAATTTCTGTCTCCTAGTCATTTTCCAGTCATCATATTTCAACACGAGATTCAACATGCAGATCACTGAG TCTGGGTTTGTTGGCGCCATTCCACATTTAATAATGACGTCACTGGTGCCAATCGGAGGCATGATGGCAGATTACTTGCGTAAAAATAACATCATGACTACGACCAACGTGAGGAAACTTTTCAACTGCGGAGGATTTGGATTAGAAGCGTTCTTTTTCGTGCTAGTCGCTTATGCCAATAACAAG tacGTCGCAACTATAGAGCTGACGCTGGGTGTCGCGTGCAGTGGCTTCGCCATCTCTGGCTACAATGTGAACCACCTGGACATCGCGCCGCGTTACGCGTCCATCCTCATGGGTCTCTCCAACGGCATCGGTACCATCGCTGGCTTCGTCGTACCCATCGTTATTGACTACATGACGCAGGAGAAG AATCAATTGGAGAAAGCCATAACGGAATGGCGGGCGGTGTTCCTGATGGGCGCGACGGTACACTTCGTGGGTATTACTATATACGCTATCTTCGCGTCCGGCGAGCTGCAGCCGTGGGCTGAAACAGCCGTCGAGGAACCACAACCCATGAAGAGTTTAGAAAATGAAACAACATTC ACGGAGCGACCATCAGCGCCACTAAAGGGTTCAGACCAACCTGGGTACGGGGCTATCGCGCCACCCCGGCCGGCCGCACCGCCCCAAGCCCACGTGCCCAACAACCCATTCGTGTCAGGCGCTCTCTACCAGGCCGAGCCCGTACAGCCACCAGCGCACGACTACTACGACGGCACACAGGAACAACCTTACAACgagtaa